Proteins encoded in a region of the candidate division TA06 bacterium B3_TA06 genome:
- a CDS encoding HicB family protein has translation MTKKFTGVVLKGERWYVAHCVELGVVSQGKTIEEAQANLKEAVELYLEDSDFEDLPESAGEVVFYPMEVAVP, from the coding sequence ATGACCAAGAAATTTACTGGAGTAGTGCTTAAGGGGGAGCGCTGGTATGTGGCACACTGTGTTGAATTAGGGGTAGTGAGTCAAGGTAAGACTATCGAGGAAGCACAGGCTAATCTTAAGGAAGCTGTTGAGCTTTACCTTGAAGATTCCGATTTCGAGGATTTACCGGAAAGCGCGGGGGAAGTGGTGTTCTATCCAATGGAAGTAGCGGTTCCCTGA
- a CDS encoding peptidase U62, translating into MRAKVLLVPALLGFATLWAGANPILNTMQAELDRSMQKLQLEGEKPPYFISYLLVDRKEFSTKASLGALMDSDDEHYRFLYVQVRVGDYEFDNMPAPEELFSWDEDKQEQDAEYAKVPIPLTDDPALLRHALWLATDMRYKWALKQFAKKEGQRLREVQEERSDDFSQEEPCSYIGKQASFVINETKWEENVKNYSSLFKEYPEILESRVSFSVEARNDYFTSSEGSSIQHGKVYYWLLISASTKAPDGMWVRSYRNFFGWDEKDLPDDAEVQMEIQALVNEVLALRDAPVMEAYAGPALIESRAAAVFMHETFGHRLESHRQESKEYGEIFKDKVGTRIMPAFISVYDDPTIKEYQGIPLDGYYLFDDEGVAGRRTELIKDGILVDFLCSRRPIKGFNNSNGHGRAMMQMVGYGDVPVSRQGNLILETSKPVPFGKLKKRLLSECRKQNKPYGLIFVRSEGGGTITGRYYMESYQSYPLLVYRVDARTGKEELVRGVKFGGTPLVSLDKIVATGDDPEVFNGHCGAESGVVPVGIISPSILLSEIEIAKQPAGIQKPPILPPPSGEEVDNQSPEF; encoded by the coding sequence ATGAGAGCAAAGGTTTTGCTGGTTCCAGCACTTCTAGGGTTCGCAACACTCTGGGCCGGGGCCAATCCAATCCTCAACACAATGCAAGCCGAGCTTGACCGCTCGATGCAAAAACTCCAACTGGAAGGCGAAAAGCCACCGTATTTCATAAGCTATCTTTTGGTAGACCGGAAAGAGTTTTCAACCAAAGCCAGCCTGGGCGCGCTCATGGATTCAGACGACGAGCATTACCGATTCTTATACGTTCAGGTTCGTGTCGGGGATTATGAGTTCGATAATATGCCGGCACCTGAGGAACTCTTCAGCTGGGATGAAGATAAACAAGAGCAGGATGCGGAGTACGCCAAAGTCCCCATCCCTTTGACCGACGACCCTGCTCTTTTGAGACACGCCCTGTGGCTCGCGACCGATATGCGCTACAAGTGGGCGCTTAAGCAATTTGCCAAGAAAGAAGGGCAAAGGCTAAGAGAGGTCCAGGAGGAGCGGTCAGATGACTTCTCTCAAGAGGAGCCTTGCTCCTATATCGGGAAACAGGCAAGCTTTGTAATCAACGAGACGAAATGGGAAGAGAATGTAAAGAACTATTCCTCCTTATTCAAGGAATACCCTGAGATTTTAGAATCCAGGGTCTCATTCTCGGTCGAGGCGAGGAATGATTATTTTACAAGCAGTGAAGGCTCTAGCATCCAGCATGGTAAGGTCTATTACTGGTTACTCATCAGCGCTTCAACCAAAGCGCCTGACGGGATGTGGGTTAGAAGCTACCGGAACTTCTTCGGCTGGGATGAGAAAGACCTGCCGGATGATGCGGAAGTACAGATGGAGATCCAGGCCCTTGTCAATGAGGTCCTGGCGCTGCGGGATGCGCCTGTAATGGAGGCCTACGCCGGTCCTGCCCTGATTGAGAGCCGGGCTGCGGCAGTGTTCATGCACGAGACCTTTGGACACCGCCTGGAGTCGCATCGGCAGGAGTCCAAGGAGTATGGTGAGATTTTTAAAGACAAGGTTGGCACAAGAATCATGCCTGCATTCATCTCGGTCTATGACGACCCTACAATTAAGGAATACCAGGGGATACCGCTGGATGGCTACTACCTGTTTGACGACGAGGGAGTGGCCGGCCGGCGCACCGAGCTGATAAAGGACGGTATCCTTGTTGATTTTCTCTGTTCCCGAAGACCCATAAAAGGGTTTAATAACTCCAACGGTCATGGTCGGGCGATGATGCAGATGGTGGGTTATGGTGACGTCCCGGTTTCCAGACAGGGGAACCTGATACTAGAGACCTCGAAACCGGTTCCTTTCGGTAAGTTGAAAAAACGCCTCCTATCCGAATGCCGAAAGCAGAATAAACCCTACGGCCTGATCTTTGTCCGGTCAGAGGGTGGCGGGACTATTACCGGCCGCTATTACATGGAGTCTTACCAATCCTATCCTCTCCTGGTCTACAGGGTTGATGCCAGAACCGGAAAAGAGGAGCTTGTCCGGGGCGTGAAGTTTGGGGGAACTCCCCTGGTTAGTTTAGACAAGATAGTGGCGACCGGTGATGACCCCGAGGTGTTCAACGGTCACTGCGGCGCCGAATCAGGCGTGGTACCGGTTGGAATTATCTCACCCAGTATCCTGTTAAGTGAGATTGAGATTGCCAAGCAGCCTGCCGGCATTCAGAAACCACCTATCCTTCCTCCGCCGTCTGGTGAGGAAGTTGATAACCAATCACCGGAATTTTAA